GTATGAACACTAAGCTTGTCCATGATCTCACGTAGTGAAGATGTGATCGATGTATCCAATGATATCGGTGCTCACATTTTTGTGAAACTGAAAAACCAGGACAAGATGTTTGATGCCTTGGAGATATCAAAATATATTCCTGAGTGCCAACAAATTGTGTTTGGTGGATCCAATGGCATTATGGAACGTTGAGTCCCAATgtctcatttccatcatctcttggtctatatagatctttctctatgtctagaGAATGAACTACCATGAGAGTTATAGATGGATAAGATTTGTCCACAACAAATTTCTTCAACATATTTTGGATATAGACAACATAGTATACCATAATGTATgaatgaaggtgctcaagttgtagtAACGAGCGATATTTtggtttacccaaatccttcattttaAAGTCCGTCATTTAGATGATTACATGTGTCGTCGTTGCAGACACACAAACATGGATAATCATCATTGTAGGTGTAATCCTTGTGTATAAGGATCTCACTACGTCGGTTGTACCATATGCACCGACAACAATAAGTCTTATGGTGACTTACTAATTTTACACAATGTATGTTGTGTTTTGCATTTCAATTCAGAAGTAAGATTCCATCGGGAATCAATCATGTGTCTGAATCTAGTGATCCACATGGATATGTGATCACTACATCTATCAACTGCAGATATAGATGATTTTATACTGCCAATGATATAAGTTATCGGAAGGAGATTCCACCTCTATAGAATAGTTGGGTATTTGTGTGAACCCTTATGCTACAATACTTGCTCTATGTTTCACCACCTTATTGTTCTCAATTATGTTTCCAGAAGAAAactggtgtaggtattgcttatgAATACCTTCCCATTATTGAGCAAGATCATTTCTAACTAGACTATAGCCTTTGCTTGAGTTCAGTCCGAGTGTTGTTCACACTatgccatggccatggtcttgGACCTGAATCATGTGAAAGGTTCTGCAATCTAGACTTCCAGTTACATGTTTCTCCAGAATCTATATATCAATATATAAAATTGATGGAAATATCGTTACCCATGGTGACTGCTCGCGATTTCCCAATGCGGTTGAGTCTGGTATACCGATGTCCCGGTCATAATGTGCACTATGACCTGGGTTGGTGGAGGTTTCCCATCCAATGGGTATATACCACCCGTTAGGTGTCTGTCAACgtgaagttgacttgcatttactgattcagaGGCCTCGATATCCTTGCTTGCGAGAAGTTGAATCCTGATATACCATCGTCGTACTTCTCCCCTGCTGCTCTGAACAAGGAGttgagtggttttagttggtacctccactctttcctaCCTATTTTTGCAGGATTGTAGGATTGCgtgacacctttatagtcagtaaatgaatctggcaggttatttgcaatgtgttgcaaacctTCTGAACGCATGGTTCAACTCTTTGAATACGTGGATTTGAGGCAGAAATGTGTTAAACATTTCACTAGTTTCCTAGCATTCTTTTTGGTACTttaaatctccccctaatgcctggAAATATTCCTCATAAATAACCATACTGGCCTTGAATAACTCTCCATGCGAGGGGTTGGAGGTATTGACGGAAATAcaattattcctcacatagatcccaactatATGTTAAGGGCCAATGATGTACGTCGTGTGATGATATCGGTATGCAACCGAATTActgcagatgggaaatacttggtagatttccacgtatcaaagatatgggggaataatattatgcagtttggtcatgagcgtgtaaaactgcatgacTCCAACGTAAAGTTGGTAAATTGAAATTTCAAagtaaagatcatgcaatgagctTAATTCTTTGGATAGGATTCTACCAAACCATTTTTAGTCTAGACAATTAGGACAAAGTGCTAAACTTCAATCATAGGGCCAAAGTGAAGGCACACATGGAGAATTTTGCAACTTGTCCATTCAATTTGCTTGAAATAGATGTCAGGATAATGAGCCAATGGTTTTCATGTGAATAAAGCACACACTTAAGACCATCATGTAGATGTGCCTTTTAGAACCTTTGAACACCTGAATAGTCTAGTCAATGGATGGAAAGAGCCACTTACCTTGACTTGATGCATTCAAGGAGTCTGAGTGGTTTAGCGTAGACTTTAAGGTGCACAAGCCTTAAAATTAGCTTCCCTATGTCACATGCATCGCACACAAAATCCAAATACCGTTAGAATTTAGCATTATAATAATCATAAAATATTGGAATTGTTGATAGTTTCGCTTATAACCCAATGTCTCGATGACCAAGACAAGAATGCCAAGTTTTTCACTCTAGAAAACTATCTCGAACGCAACATGTGCTACGGGTTGTGTCGAATGTGTAGTACAATCCACATGATACATAGAGAATGTGCTTTCCATATCCGTTGCATATGGTAAAGAGAAGTTATTTCTCTTTGTTGTCATCATAAGTTTCGCTATGGAAACTGTTTTGACGGATACCTCTATAGTTTAGTAGGGTATGAGTTCACCCGAGAAGCAATAAAGCATATTGACATTACTCGAGTACCCACAAGGATAGTAAATATGACTCGAGTTGAGCCAACAAATACCTCTTCGCGTCTAGAGATTTTAAAATATCTCCTTTATCTCAACGAGAGTGGAAAAATTTCACTTCCCTGAGTATATAGTTTGTGGTGCATATGTTCACAAGGAACATATCATCTTTCATCAGATTGAACACCCGTAGAAATATCTACATAGACATGAAGATTCTCAATATGAAAATCACTGTCAGAATATAGAATACATATAAATGTATTTGTACTGAAGTGCTGATACAATATATTGTGATATACAATATATGATGACAACAATACTTATGTTGTTACTACAACATCATAAATGGACATGAATAAATATTGATCACTAAAGAGATTGAGAGACTATTCATAGTCTCCAAACATGTCGGTTGAGGCATATTCAACCATCACGTTCTCCGTGTCCATAGGGTCCCGTCATCATTAGTGATGTCAGGTTAAAGGTTGGAGTGAGCTTCAAACCTTTGCCCTTGAGGTTCATTGTATCCCAGGAATTGCTGATACAGAATAACCAAATGCTAAGATCTGAATCTAATGCCTTATAATGTATAAGACACCATTTTTCTGTTAGCGGTGTGATCCTGACCAGAGATGAATCTTACGGTCTTGGACTTCACACATTATCCCACAAGACACGAGAGTGATCATGATGTCCTTGGCCCAGATAGGGCAGTGGTGGCCATTGAGGGCGAATGCCTCAAGTTCTCTAGCCATCAGTTaccagagataattaatttacATTCAGTAAATTAAAGACCATCATGGTTGATGTTGTAATGAACTTAGCAAAATTAATGGATATTTCAAGAAGTTATCTTGAAACCATCATTGTGAATCTCAAATTGCTAAATATGACACCTTGAAGATAATCTCCAAAATGGAGTAGATCTCTCAGCACTAGGGAGTATAATCTCATGAAATCAGTAGATACTCACTCGTAATGCCTTATGTCATGAGAAATATGTGGGATATCACTTTGTAAAGCAATCATAATGTCAAGATGACAAAATGTAGGCCTTAACAGTAGTGGTGATTATCTGCAAAGCAGTAGATCTACACACTACCTTGTGATCCCAAAACATCAATTTGAAAAACAACACTTGAAATTTTGCATATCAATTCTTGCTTGTATCAAGCCAAAGGCTCAATTAAGATGAATTGATTTTTCTTTGCAAGAAATTAAAAGTCTCTCAATTGCAAATGGTGGATGTAAATTTCAACATGTAGGACATGGAAATATATTACATCAAATATATGTTCTGGAATACAAGGTACTCTACAAAAACACAGTATTTAAGATAAATATTGGATATAACAGGGTCTAAAATATGTGAATACTAGTAAATAGTATTCTAACACACCCAATTTGCGAAATCCCATAAAAAGAAGGGTATTCTGGCAAACTAGACTAGACTACTCTTTGGGCCTTTTGCAAATTCCTGTTAACACAAGATCTTTAATGCAAAATGGCAAAGGGATACATTTTCCCTAAATTCTCTCTCGAGCGGTTCCTCACGGGAGTAACTGCCGTCGGTAAGCACGTCGCGAGAGGGGCCTCgctggggaaggaggaggagccaTGACTCTCCTTGGACCGAGATCCGGGTCGTGGCCGAGGGCCACTCCATGACCGCGTGCTTCGCTGCCGCAGAGGGCGCACCGCATCGCTGGGCACAGCCTCCGCGCTCTGAGGGCGTCGGTGCTATCGCGCACCGCCGTGGGAGGTCGGTGAGGGCTGCACCATGGCGAGAGTTGCATCGCGTGCTCCAGTGGAATGCAACGCCACACACGTGAGTCGCCGTGGGTCAGGCAACGCGCCACTCCGTGGGTGGCCATGGTCGTTGGCCGCCATGAGTCAACGGGCGCGGGCACAAGCACCGCGCGTGCAGGGCCAGCAGCGGGCCGACGGTCAAGGAGCGTCGGGTGCTCCGTCGTTGAGAGGAGGTCGCTCAGACCATGTTGAGGGCGCTACAGCGCTCGCACTGCTGACTACTGTAGATGCCATCACTTGGAAAGGCATCGCGCGCGCCATGCGCGTGCGCGCTCGACGTCGTTAAGGTCCCGCGTAGACGCGCAGTGTTGTGCGCCAGGGTTACGCCGACAGCCGCAGGTGCTCAGACTTGAGCGTGGGGCCTCCTCTGCCGCGTGATGCGGCTGGGCTGCCGCGAGTCGGGCCGACGGCCGCTCGGAGGAGCGGCATGGCTGTAGTCTCCACCGCGACGGGAGGACTGCTGCTACTGCATGCCTCTTCCACGAGGATGTTGTTGCTGCAGTAATGACGAGGCGACGAGCGGCACCGGCCGGTACTAGCAGGGCAAGGGAGAATAGAAAATGACTTGGTACTCTCCCTTTTGCATGACTCGTTGATGCAATCTTGATTCAACCCTTCTCTTCTTTGATCCATGAATTTCTTCGGTTGATGCTTCAGCAATCATTTCATCTCATCATGCCCACATGCTTGTGAGTGCAAAGACGTTCAGAACAAAAGGAATCAATTATTGGATCATTGATTGATCACAGACAGATAAGACCAAACAAGGAATCGTTGGACAAATTCCCCTCTGTACGCAATAGTTGTCGGTTGACTTGTCATAGGTCGTTGCCGGACTCTACGCGTGAGGAACGCCGGCCGCTCGGATCTGGCCACTGCGCCGCGAGCCTGCGCCATGCGCTGGGCTGCAGCACCTAGGCGGCTGTGTAGCCAGAAGCCACACCTCTGGGACAAGCATGGCCGATCGCTGATGTTGTTTGAGGGCCGTGGTTCTCGAGGCACCGAGTTCCACCGGGCGGGCGCTTCAGGTGTGCTTAACCGCTGCTTGGAGATGGCCTACTTCTCTGATCCGAGAGCAAAAGGGTTGATAACGTGTTACAAGTGAATCCTTCCTCCTTTTTCATTAGATGattatagatatatatacaaggagAAGAGAtgcaacgaagaggtatctgtccgGGAAGATGGCAGTTACAAAGGGGATTACCCCATAATTAACGCAaattaattaaactctaacaGATCTAAGGTTGCAATCATGTACGGAGTCTTCATGGTAAATTGACTCCTTTTCCGTCAACCAAGCAAAAAAATTCTGAGCATCGTCTTGACAATGTACATATTTTCATAAATTCGTGGAACATCCATGGGCCAAAAATAAGTGTTAAGCACCATGCTCATTCAGAAAATCTATCACCTAATTAAAACAAAAATTGCACTTCAGCTTAGTTGGCGGAAAGGATGGTCCACACGAGATCTAGGTTCTGATTAGTGAGCCATCTCCACCCCTCCAAATGACCCCTCTCTTGACAAGTTTTTTTTAAACATAGTACAAACGCAAGCGTCCATATACACGCGCATTCACTCACCCCTATGAACGCATATATGTACACACTATCCTATAAGCATTTTCGAGAGACTATGCCAgtatatcatcttgagatttacgaagtccCCGTAAAGATTGGTTTGCCTCTTGACAAATTATTATTCTACAAAATCGTAAATATAATAAACCATCTGCAGGAGCAGATCCCACAAAATAATGAAAAGTAGGtctacaaaaaagaaaaagaaattgtAAGGAAATAACTACCAAACATATACTCTCCGAATCCGTCCACACATCTCccttaataataaagcgcgcagcgctTATGTCGTCCGTCGCGGCATTTTTACAAAAGCATCATTTGATTTTTCGATATTCAACCCGCGGTATGTTTTTAAGTGGTACAAACAGAAAaatgttttgtttttgtaaaaaCGCCCCTGTAGTTTTTGGAATTCAACCCACAGTCCATTAGACAAACACATCACGCCAGACCCCCTTCCTCTTCTCCACGCACCTGTAGTTCACGCCCTGCTCCGGCCCCGGTGCGTGGTTCTGGCTGCCCCTCGCGAAGTTACCGCTCCACGTGGACGTGGATGTCACAACCGTGCTCGACGTCGACCCCACCGTCCTCGACATGGTGTTGAACCCTCCGTCTGTCGCCGGCCACACAAAGGATGGCTTGAACGGCGGCACCGCGGCGTGGGCATGGAGCGCAGCAGGATCTGCGCCTTGGGCCGCTCCGCGGGCGTCGGGTGGCTGCATGCCAGGCCCAGCATGAGCAGGCGCTCGGCGTCATCCTCGTCGAAGGCGTCGTCGAGGCCGGGGTCGACGGCCTCGAGCGCGCGGCCGTCGCGCTGGAGGCGCCACACCCAGTCGACGAGGAAGTGAAGCCATCGATGTCGCGGCGCGGGCGGCGACCGCAGACCACCTCGAGGatgacggcgccgaaggcgtagaCGTCGGACTCGCGCGTGGCCTTCTCGGTGTGGAAGCACTCGGGGGCGATGTAGCCGACGGTGCCGTGCACGCCGCCGTCGGCCTCCTCCATGTAGGAGGTCTTGTCCGTCTCGATGGCGCGGGCCAGGCCGAAGTCGTCGAGGCGCGCGGTGAAGGCGACGTCGAGCATGATGTTGGAGGCCTTGAGGTCGCGGTGCACCACGCGCTGGTCGAACTGGTCGTGCAGGTAGTGCAGCGCCGACGCCACGCCCTGCACGATGTTGTACCGGAGCTCTCACCCGAGGGCCTGCCACGGCCGAGACCCCGGCGCCGAGCTGAACAGGTGCTGGTCCAGGCTACCGTTCGACATGTACTCGTACACCAGCAGCAGCTCGCCGTTGTCGTGGCTCCAccctgcaccccccccccccccccccccatccagCCATGTTAATTACACTACTCTGCATCTCGCACTCGCTAATTTTTTGTTGTTCTACAGTGAGAATCTTGGACAAGATGTTTTAGATCATCAGATTCTTGTAAGAAAAATGTGCGCTTGTGTCTAATCTAACATGTACGTACATGTACAAAGTTTGAATTACAGCATAGGAACGTAATGTTAGAAATGCGACCTTACCTGAAGAATTGATagatcttttttttttcttttttcttttttctttttatatgAACTGAATAGATAGATCATGATGGACATTGCTTGCAATGAGGTGTATCTATGAAACCATCCTGTGTGATAACTGATCAAGAATGTTCTTTTATTTAAAAAAGGACAAGATGATTTAACAtttaatgataaaataaataggTTTTGTAACTTTTTCTAgcccgcacgggcatttgtactagtatcaGGAAAGACTTCAACCATTAATTGATTAACAAAACATGAGCTTCATGCCATAAAAGGTAATCCTTCCATCTTATAACGTAAGATCTTTTTTGACACTAGTTAAAAAGGGTCTTATACTATGGAACGGAGAGAATGCTAAATCGGCAACAACTAAcatgaaacggaggaagtacaccACTCCTCTTGAATCATGAATCCAATGACATACTTTTTTCACATGTATTTCCTCCGTACATCATTAtaaaatacatacatatgtatatagacatattttaaaatatagattcattcatcttgtttcgtatgtagtcttctaataaAATACctagaaggtcttatatttaagaacggaggtagTAACTAATATTTTGTTGAAAAATTAACGGCCAAACttttcaatgaaatacatgcgaGGCTTGTAAACCCCAACCCGACCGCGACCCGAGGGGGTATCAACATGTCGTCCATTTACCACATCCCCCTGGTAACAGTCGATTTAAAACCAAGGGACTACAGCCTGAGATACACACATACACAGAGCGTGAGCCTGTGTTCGGCAACGTACGCTGCAAACTTAGCAGGCTCAAAAAATACAAACTACTCGCCAGGGAGCAGGAAACCTTCTACCATTCAGTAGCAGTGAAAACAAGCCACGCAACCGCCGGTCACTTGAACAGTTGTCAAAACGTCACCCCTTATTCCCGCAAACCCAAGGAGTTGTCGATAAAATCCTCATGAGCGTCAATGGATGTTGCTTCCTTTTGTGCCATGGAACTTCTCAGCACTGCTTCAATTTGCTTCTGTGAAAGCATGAGATGTCCTTCATACATATTAGATATAAACAAAAGAGCGGTAAATATGGGCGGTTGTAGTCATGTACAAGTAAAAGATGTGAGTCCAGAATGTTTGGAACTTACAACCACACATTCGGGCTTTATACTACTGGCTAACCACTTGGCATTGCAATAAACCACCACCATGTAATAGAAACGGATGCTACAGTGGACTGCTCAATCCTTTACCTTTGGACTTCATACTAGTCAGATCTGCAAGATGCCGCATTGTTGGCCTCCCGTGCGGGCAATTCCAAGGGGACCTTAGCCCTGTTAGATTTTTCAGTATCTGAAGTGCAAAAGCTAACATTAATTCATTGTTTGAAGTGATACTTCTTTCTGGATAGTATGTGACGGCACAAATGGACTAAAGTATTGCATTATGCTTCTGAAAACACATAAGTCGCATAAAAACTAAAGTAATACGTGTATTTTTCAGGAATGATTCTCTAGGTCCACCGCAACCGAATTTTTGTAGTTACCTTCTTCATTTCGGTTTTCGTCAGCGGATCACCAATCATAGTAGACATTCGGCAAGCCCTCGAAGCAAACATAGCACGGACCCTCGAAGGGCAAACAGAATCAGTTTTATCCATCTTATAGCTACTAATTATTGAACAGTCACCTTGACTGTCAGAAAGCATGCAAATCAGCTCCTTCACATCTAAATTAAGGGAAATGAAAGTAAGTCTACAGTATTGAGTTTAAGAGCGTAAAATCAGACAAAGTACACGAATAAGTAATTACCTTGAACACCAAACGTAATATTCTTACTAAACGGCACAGCTTTCAAAAGATAATGACTTCCAGGAGAAGCATGCAAATCTTCTGCTAAAACAAAACCATTTTTTCTGAAACAAGGTAACAGAAGAAAGAATGTGAGCTACCTAGAATTTAATCACCTCCAAACCCTGTTAATAAAACTAGAAAGATGAAGGACCATGTATGATTCAAGAATCAAGATGGCATGCCCTTATTGAAAAGAAGGCTATACATTGACCGGCCAAAATACACCTAGCTGGTGCAATTAATAATTTATCATGCATGAATTGAGATTTTCAAAAAACAGATATAAGCAGAAAACTTCCCCGTGaagaacaaaacaacaacagaTGTATGGATATCATAGGTTATGCGTTACTCCCTCCGGTTAAGTATTAGCTGTCGTTTTGGACATGGGTAAAGTCAAACAAAAATACTTGGATCAGATACTTGAAAGCACATGTATATATTAGTCTCAGCAAGTGCTTTTGCTGAATGTACTTTTACTATGGATGTCCAGAAATCTGTTTCATGTAGCCTGGCAAGGCAATTTTGAATCATGGATACAACTTTTAACGGGTTTCATAACAATAGTGTTGATAGAAATTAGTGGTCAAATTTGTAATTTGAAGACCATGCGCATGTACAAAATAACAGCTTTTGGGGAAGAAAACAGCACTTCACATGTTCTTTGGAGAACCACATACTGAATGTAGCTATAACCAAACATCTGATCAAACAGGCAACTGATGGTTACTGCATTAAAGACTACACATTTCAGTATTAAGTTGTTAGATACTTAGATCCACTTTTTGAGCAGTCTGAATCGAGGTAGTAGGACAAAAGGAAATGTACCTGATAGTGTTCATGTGCATAGATACGATAACTTCTTCCTCCGGTGAAAGTTCAAGTCTCAGTGGCCTGGCGTTAGAACACAATCAGAAACCCTCCTCCAATGCAAGAGATTGATTTTTTTGCTACAGAAGGTATGGATAAACCAAATGTGGACATTGTAAAGTCATTCCTTGAACCACCCTACCATCACCATACACAAGTTGGCGTTATTTTTGCCAAGGCAAGGACCCCCTTGGGGGACCAATTGGTATTGAGAAGTTCCATGTACAGAATAACACATGAAAAATAATGGG
This genomic stretch from Hordeum vulgare subsp. vulgare chromosome 6H, MorexV3_pseudomolecules_assembly, whole genome shotgun sequence harbors:
- the LOC123404372 gene encoding probable leucine-rich repeat receptor-like protein kinase At1g35710, giving the protein MLDVAFTARLDDFGLARAIETDKTSYMEEADGGVHGTVGYIAPECFHTEKATRESDVYAFGAVILEVVCGRRPRRDIDGFTSSSTGCGASSATAARSRPSTPASTTPSTRMTPSACSCWAWHAATRRPRSGPRRRSCCAPCPRRGAAVQAILCVAGDRRRVQHHVEDGGVDVEHGCDIHVHVER